The Candidatus Hydrogenedentota bacterium DNA window GTTGTTCGGCCCGCGCTGGCTGCTGGTGTTCTCGATTACGCTGACCTATGTGATGCTCCAATTCACGGAAATCCTCCCAAAATCGCTTGGCGTGCGTTATAACCGGCCGCTTTCCGCGGTGGTCGGCTTCCCTCTGCATTGGCTCGTGCGGGCGCTCTCGCCGGTGTTGGCGTTCGTCCATTACGTGAATCGTCCGTTCGAGCGCGCGGCGCCGGGGCAGCATACGTCCATGGAAGACATTACGGCGCTTGCGGCGGCCGCCAAGTCGATTAACTCGATCGATTCTCAGCAGGAAAAGATGATCCTGGCGGCGTCGCGGTTCAGCGACCTGAAGGCGCGCCAGATCATGACGCCGCGCACGGATGTCGTGTATCTTCGGGCGGATCAGCCGATAGACCAGGTATTGGACATCGTGCAGCACAGCCAATACACGCGGCTGCCCTTGTGCGAGCAAGACCTCGACCACATAATCGGCGTGATCCATGTCAAGGACCTTTTCGTCCAGCTCAATCTGGTGCCGGGTAAACTTGACATCGCAAGCGCCATTCTTGCCCAGGGGCGCCCGTTGCCGGACTACGCCCTGCCCGGCGGCGACCTGCACGTGATTGGTTCGGGCAGCATCAACCTGCCCAGGATCCGGCGGCAAATACTGTTCTTTGCGGATAGCACCCCCGCCCACACGCTGTTGCGCCAGTTTCAGGACAGCCGGATCCACATCGGCGTGGTCGTCGATGAATACGGCGCGACGCAAGGTATTGTCACCCTGGAAGATGTGCTGGAAGAGATCGTGGGCGACATCCAGGACGAGTACGACGGCCCGCCAAAGCCGAATATCGTCACCGAGGAGGGTGGGTATCGCGTGAACGGCCAGGCGCATCTTCACGAACTGCTGGAATGGCTGCCGCTTCCGGAGAAGGCGCAGGCGGGCGTGGATACGCTGGGCGGCCTTATTGCCAAGGCGCTCGGGCGCATCCCGGAAGTAGGCGACACGGTGGTCTGCGGTTCTTGCCACATGCGCGTGGTTCAGGCCGACCGGCGCCGGGCGCGGGAAGTGCAGATTACGATAGTCTCCGAAGAAGAACGTTCGGAATAAGACGCTTCGGGCCTCCGGGTCTTAGCAGTCCTCCAGTTCCACGCCCAGCGCGTAAACCTGCTCGCCGGGCGCGCGCATGCGGACGGCGTCTTTCTCCGTGACGACAAGCGGGCGGTTCGGCACGCCGGGACGCAGCGAAACGCGCGCGTGATCCCGGAAAGCGTGCCGCGCGGCGATGCTTGCGCCGAGAGCTTCCAGCGTGCGGAAGAACGCGTCCGGATTGCCGATTGCACACGCCGCCTCTACCTCGTGTCCGTCCAGGTAGGCCAAGGGCAGGGGCGCGTTATCCACCACGCGTCGAAGCCGTTTCGGTGCGTGGCGGGTAAGGCGCAACGGCGTGTTTGGACACACGCGCCGCACCGCCTTCACGGCGGTGTCGAGATTGTCCGCCTGATCGCAGCGCGTCAAAATGATCGCGGTGGCGCGAGCCAACGCCTCGACCGGCTCTCTCAAGATGCCCCGCGGCACGAGGTGCCCGTTCCCGAAGGGGTTGCTGGCGTCGATGATCAAGATATTCTCGTCGCGTTCCAGAGGAAGAAATTGATAGCCGTCGTCGAGGATAATCGTGTCGCACCCTCGTTGTTCGATGGCGTACCGTGCCCCTGCAATGCGGTCCGCGGCCTTGATGATATGCACGCCCGGCGCGCGCAGCGCGATCAGCGCCGCCTCGTCGCCGAACTGCTCCGCGGCTTCGCACGACGGCATTTGCCGGTCAAGGAACGCGGGCTCCGGGACCCGTTTGCTTCCGTAGCCGCGCGTCACCACCGCCACGGCGTGTCCCGCCGCCTGTTCCGCACGCGCGCGTTCGATGACGGCGGGCGTCTTGCCCGTGCCGCCTACCGTGATATTGCCGAAGCTGATGACCCGGGCGTCAACGCGGATACGGGGCAGGCGCCTGCGCCGCCACATGCCGAATCGCACGACGGGCGTCGCCGCGGCGAGCAGGGCGGCAAGCGGCAGGGGGACCGGGCCGCCGCGCCGGATGCGTTCGGCGATGGGGGGTAGCCGCTTCATCGCGGCGCGAACCGCTTCCCGCTGAATTGCCGCACGAGCCCCTTCAATTCGAGCAGCGTAAGTGAACTGAGCGCCTCCGCGACGGACAAGCGGCTCGCCATCGCAATCTCGTCGACGAACGAGCCGTCCTGCGACAATACCTCGAGCACGGCTTTCTCCGCCGAAGTAAGATTGGGCTTATGCGCGGGCGGTTGCGGCTTGGACCGCGGGGTCTCTCCCTTGGGCGCGGTTGTCACAGCGGACGCGTCGCGGGGCCGCGGTTGTAACTGCGGCGATGGGCCCGCATTGCGCGGAGGGGTCGCCGGTTGCGGGGCGCGCGCGGGCTGCATGCGCATTTCCGCCGGGACTTCCAGTTCCGCGAGGATGTCGTCCACGGTCTCGACCAGTTTGGCGCCTTCGCGGATGAGCGCGTGGGGCCCCCGGCTGTTCTCATGGCCGACCTGGCCGGGCACGGCGAATACCTCGCGCCCCTGTTCCGCGGCCTGGCGGGCCGTAATCAGCGCGCCGCTCTGAATTGGCGCCTCGATGATGCAGGTGCCCATGCACAAGCCGCTGATGATCCGGTTGCGGTAGGGGAACAATCCGCGGGAGGGCTGCGTGCCCATCGGGAACTGAGACAATACGCAGCCGTGCCGCGTGACCCGGTGCATCAGGTCGGCGTTTTCCACCGGATACGCCACATCGACGCCGCAACCGAGCACGGCTATGGTGCGTCCGCCGCCTTCGATCGCGCCGCGGTGCGCCGCTGCGTCGATGCCGTGCGCCAGACCGCTGACTACCGTGATGCCCCGGGCCGCCAGTTCGCGCCCCAGCGCCTCCGCCATCCGCACGCCGTAGGGTGACGCCTTGCGCGTGCCCACGAGAGCGACGCAATACTGGTCGGCGTTCTCGAGTTGGCCCCGGCAGAAAAGGACCAGCGGCGGGTCATAGATTTCCGCGAGGCGCGGCGGATAGGCCGGGTCTTCCATGGTAATCAGCGCGGCTTCGTACTTGGCCATCAGCCGTTCCTGTGCCGCGACGTCCGTCACCTGCTTGTATTGGCGAATGCGTTGCGCCAGCGCTTTTCCAACCAACTCGGCGAGTTCAGCCTCGCTCGCGCTCAACACGCGCCCGGGCGTGCGGAACCGCGCCAACAACCGGATGAAATACGTCGTGCCGATGCCCGGCACCAGCACCAGCGCCAGCCAATCGCGTTGTTCTTGGGTCAGTGGCATCTCCATCCACCCATGCGCGGCGCACGGCTGCCCGAAGGCCCGCGCCGTCCCTAGAGCCGCTTGATGACCAGGTTCTTATACCATACTTCCGCGCCGTGGTCCTGGAGCACGATGTGCCCGTCGCGCGGCAACTCGGCGAACGGCGTGTTGAACTTGCCGACGGGCATCGTCATCTGCGACAGGTCCGTGTGGATGACCCGCCAGCCGTTCATGACCACCTCAACCTCGGAACCGCGGCACGTGATGTCATAAGAGTTCCATTCGCCCGCGGGCCGCGCCAGGTTGAACATCGGCGTTACCGCATCATAGATTGCGCCGCTGCCGTTGCGGTTGGGCGCGACACCGTGATCGTCGAGCACCTGGACCTCAATCCCGCCCTGCACCGGGTCTTTCGGGTCGGTGCGGAAGAAGACGCCGCTGTTCGCGCCTCGTGTCACCTTGAACTCGATGTGCAACG harbors:
- the dprA gene encoding DNA-processing protein DprA, coding for MPLTQEQRDWLALVLVPGIGTTYFIRLLARFRTPGRVLSASEAELAELVGKALAQRIRQYKQVTDVAAQERLMAKYEAALITMEDPAYPPRLAEIYDPPLVLFCRGQLENADQYCVALVGTRKASPYGVRMAEALGRELAARGITVVSGLAHGIDAAAHRGAIEGGGRTIAVLGCGVDVAYPVENADLMHRVTRHGCVLSQFPMGTQPSRGLFPYRNRIISGLCMGTCIIEAPIQSGALITARQAAEQGREVFAVPGQVGHENSRGPHALIREGAKLVETVDDILAELEVPAEMRMQPARAPQPATPPRNAGPSPQLQPRPRDASAVTTAPKGETPRSKPQPPAHKPNLTSAEKAVLEVLSQDGSFVDEIAMASRLSVAEALSSLTLLELKGLVRQFSGKRFAPR
- the lpxK gene encoding tetraacyldisaccharide 4'-kinase, coding for MKRLPPIAERIRRGGPVPLPLAALLAAATPVVRFGMWRRRRLPRIRVDARVISFGNITVGGTGKTPAVIERARAEQAAGHAVAVVTRGYGSKRVPEPAFLDRQMPSCEAAEQFGDEAALIALRAPGVHIIKAADRIAGARYAIEQRGCDTIILDDGYQFLPLERDENILIIDASNPFGNGHLVPRGILREPVEALARATAIILTRCDQADNLDTAVKAVRRVCPNTPLRLTRHAPKRLRRVVDNAPLPLAYLDGHEVEAACAIGNPDAFFRTLEALGASIAARHAFRDHARVSLRPGVPNRPLVVTEKDAVRMRAPGEQVYALGVELEDC
- a CDS encoding DUF1080 domain-containing protein, which produces MQQSFWRKGLIIVLLAGCVSACQGGIGGKLPAGRFPEGQPTARPEGEGWIDLFGAAQAAGWKNVTDGNASVFELKDGVFHIFGKSGAYMAYEPETFGDFTLHIEFKVTRGANSGVFFRTDPKDPVQGGIEVQVLDDHGVAPNRNGSGAIYDAVTPMFNLARPAGEWNSYDITCRGSEVEVVMNGWRVIHTDLSQMTMPVGKFNTPFAELPRDGHIVLQDHGAEVWYKNLVIKRL
- a CDS encoding HlyC/CorC family transporter codes for the protein MSLLLLAVAIALSVSFLCSLLEALLLSLPLSQVAAYELRRPALGRIWRRFKENIEKPIAVILVLNTTAHTIGATVAGAEFERLFGPRWLLVFSITLTYVMLQFTEILPKSLGVRYNRPLSAVVGFPLHWLVRALSPVLAFVHYVNRPFERAAPGQHTSMEDITALAAAAKSINSIDSQQEKMILAASRFSDLKARQIMTPRTDVVYLRADQPIDQVLDIVQHSQYTRLPLCEQDLDHIIGVIHVKDLFVQLNLVPGKLDIASAILAQGRPLPDYALPGGDLHVIGSGSINLPRIRRQILFFADSTPAHTLLRQFQDSRIHIGVVVDEYGATQGIVTLEDVLEEIVGDIQDEYDGPPKPNIVTEEGGYRVNGQAHLHELLEWLPLPEKAQAGVDTLGGLIAKALGRIPEVGDTVVCGSCHMRVVQADRRRAREVQITIVSEEERSE